A part of Gracilimonas sp. genomic DNA contains:
- a CDS encoding NAD(P)H-dependent glycerol-3-phosphate dehydrogenase, whose translation MSKRNVTIVGAGSFGTALALVLDTAGNNVQMWAREENIARQINENHINPSYLNDIPLPEGIKAYNDLEQCLKSQDMVVFATPSHTLREVAAKLKPCLDGHEILVTVAKGIENDTFKTMSQILIEVMEGTTYEDNIGVLYGPSHAEEVGKLKPTTVVAAAYSTRTARIIQETFLTPMFRVYINNDVIGVEIGGSVKNIMAIAAGVVDGAELGDNAKAALITRGLHEMKRMGLMMGAHSDTFSGLTGMGDLIVTCTSTHSRNRSVGFRIGKGEKLKDIIDSMNMVAEGVKTTKSVRDWAVKNNVEMPITRAIYSILFENVDPRDALYELMTRDPKDEIVM comes from the coding sequence ATGAGCAAGCGAAACGTAACGATTGTAGGTGCAGGAAGTTTTGGTACAGCCCTTGCTCTCGTATTGGATACGGCCGGTAATAATGTTCAGATGTGGGCCCGTGAAGAGAATATTGCCAGGCAGATCAATGAGAATCATATAAACCCTTCTTACCTGAATGATATCCCGCTTCCAGAAGGAATAAAAGCATACAACGATTTAGAGCAGTGCCTGAAATCTCAGGATATGGTCGTTTTTGCAACTCCATCACACACATTGCGGGAAGTAGCTGCAAAATTAAAGCCCTGCCTTGACGGCCACGAAATTCTTGTGACTGTAGCAAAAGGAATTGAGAACGACACCTTCAAGACCATGTCTCAGATCCTGATTGAAGTGATGGAAGGAACCACATATGAAGATAATATCGGGGTTTTGTACGGCCCCAGCCATGCTGAGGAGGTCGGGAAGTTAAAACCAACAACCGTTGTGGCTGCCGCATACTCAACACGGACGGCACGTATTATTCAGGAAACCTTTCTCACTCCCATGTTCCGGGTATATATTAATAATGATGTGATTGGCGTCGAAATTGGCGGTTCCGTGAAAAATATCATGGCTATTGCAGCTGGTGTTGTGGACGGAGCCGAACTGGGAGATAATGCCAAGGCAGCTCTTATCACAAGAGGTCTTCACGAGATGAAGCGCATGGGACTGATGATGGGAGCTCATTCTGATACTTTTTCTGGTTTAACAGGTATGGGAGACTTGATCGTAACCTGCACGAGCACCCACAGCCGGAACCGTTCGGTAGGATTTCGCATTGGTAAGGGAGAGAAGCTGAAAGATATTATCGACAGTATGAATATGGTGGCCGAAGGTGTAAAAACTACAAAATCTGTGAGAGACTGGGCCGTTAAGAATAATGTTGAAATGCCCATTACCAGAGCTATCTACAGTATTTTATTTGAAAATGTTGACCCGCGGGATGCATTATATGAACTCATGACCCGCGACCCTAAAGATGAAATCGTGATGTAA
- the plsY gene encoding glycerol-3-phosphate 1-O-acyltransferase PlsY: MVSLLIVLSISFLLGSIPSSLWVGQIFHKTDIRTLGSGNLGSTNAFRILGWKSGTSVLVLDFMKGFVASFWVSMYAFEIGNGPIAPPGWEADAFLKITCGLMAVIGHMFPIFANFKGGKGAATACGMLFGIEPISISISSVVFIAITFGTRYVSLASITASFIYPISLVIMRYGFGYFVDGSIIIFATFIAAGIIYKHKSNIRRLLDGNENRVNLYGKKNKEKDKAAEKLAEAEA; encoded by the coding sequence ATGGTTTCATTACTTATTGTTTTATCAATTAGTTTTCTGTTAGGGTCTATTCCTTCCTCGCTCTGGGTGGGGCAGATTTTTCATAAAACCGATATTCGCACTCTAGGCAGTGGAAACCTGGGTAGTACAAATGCTTTCCGGATTTTAGGCTGGAAATCAGGTACTTCTGTACTGGTTCTTGATTTTATGAAGGGCTTTGTCGCCTCTTTTTGGGTGAGTATGTATGCCTTCGAAATTGGAAATGGTCCTATTGCACCTCCGGGCTGGGAAGCTGATGCTTTTCTGAAAATCACCTGTGGACTAATGGCGGTAATCGGGCATATGTTCCCAATATTTGCCAATTTCAAAGGTGGGAAAGGTGCAGCAACAGCCTGCGGAATGCTATTTGGTATTGAGCCTATTTCCATCAGTATTTCATCAGTAGTTTTTATTGCCATTACATTTGGAACCCGATACGTTTCTTTAGCTTCAATCACTGCCAGTTTTATCTATCCCATTAGCCTGGTGATTATGCGATATGGGTTTGGATACTTCGTGGATGGAAGTATCATCATTTTTGCCACATTTATAGCCGCCGGAATTATTTATAAGCATAAATCAAATATTCGGCGTTTATTGGATGGAAATGAAAATCGTGTGAATCTCTACGGGAAGAAAAACAAAGAAAAAGATAAGGCTGCTGAGAAGTTGGCGGAGGCAGAAGCATGA
- the lipA gene encoding lipoyl synthase: MIKELQVVDKPSENRRPDWLRVKLPSGEKFKEVSENIRKHNLNTVCAEARCPNMGECWGAGTATFMILGDVCTRSCAFCAIKTGRPPEDLDWDEPKRVADAAAKMGLKHVVLTSVNRDERKDGGAPIFAECHKEIRKAIPGVTIESLIPDFRGEWDAALQIVFDTPPDVLSHNLETVPSKYRRVRPQARYERSLELLQRTKNAGLRTKTGIMVGLGETREEVIELMQDCVEHGVDVLTIGQYMQPTKMHHPVMDWVHPDQFAEYKEIGEKLGIEHVESGPLVRSSYHAERHV, translated from the coding sequence ATGATTAAAGAACTACAGGTAGTAGACAAACCATCCGAAAATCGCCGGCCCGACTGGCTGCGCGTTAAACTTCCATCAGGAGAGAAATTCAAAGAAGTTTCGGAGAATATCAGGAAACATAATTTGAATACGGTTTGTGCCGAGGCCCGCTGCCCGAATATGGGAGAATGCTGGGGAGCCGGAACAGCTACCTTCATGATATTGGGGGATGTATGTACCCGTTCATGTGCTTTTTGCGCTATTAAAACAGGTCGCCCGCCGGAAGATCTGGACTGGGATGAGCCAAAACGGGTTGCTGATGCAGCAGCTAAAATGGGGCTTAAGCACGTAGTACTTACATCTGTGAATCGTGATGAGCGGAAAGACGGAGGTGCTCCGATTTTTGCAGAATGCCACAAAGAAATCAGAAAAGCTATTCCGGGTGTGACTATTGAGTCTCTTATTCCCGACTTTCGTGGCGAATGGGATGCAGCCCTTCAAATCGTTTTTGATACACCACCGGATGTACTTAGCCACAACCTGGAAACCGTGCCAAGCAAATATCGAAGAGTGCGTCCACAAGCCCGCTATGAGCGTTCATTGGAACTCCTTCAACGCACAAAAAATGCCGGCTTGAGAACAAAAACCGGAATAATGGTCGGCTTGGGTGAAACCCGGGAAGAAGTTATTGAACTAATGCAGGATTGTGTGGAACACGGTGTGGATGTGTTAACCATTGGTCAGTATATGCAGCCTACAAAAATGCACCATCCGGTAATGGACTGGGTGCATCCTGATCAGTTTGCGGAATACAAAGAGATCGGTGAAAAACTGGGAATTGAACATGTGGAAAGTGGTCCGCTGGTTCGTTCTTCCTACCACGCTGAACGACACGTTTAA
- the lipB gene encoding lipoyl(octanoyl) transferase LipB, with protein sequence MSKKVELYDLGSASYQPIWDLQHAVQQRIIDEKRAEQKGEFEGERLDDILLFVEHPHVYTLGKSGKEEHMLRSMMELQQLEAEFIKIDRGGDITYHGPGQVVGYPILDLDRHFTDVHKYLRFLEDVMIRVCADYGFEAGRIEGATGVWVNNEKICAMGIRCSRWVTMHGFALNVNTDLRYFNNIVPCGIDDKAVTSLQKLTGSEIDVDEVKKRIVFHFENVFDVSISARGSLQEVEHNIL encoded by the coding sequence ATGAGCAAAAAAGTCGAACTATACGATTTGGGTTCTGCCTCATATCAGCCGATATGGGATTTGCAGCATGCCGTGCAGCAACGCATCATAGATGAAAAGCGCGCCGAGCAAAAGGGAGAGTTCGAAGGAGAACGCCTCGACGATATCTTACTCTTTGTGGAACATCCGCATGTGTATACACTAGGTAAAAGCGGTAAAGAAGAACACATGCTTCGGTCTATGATGGAGCTTCAACAGCTTGAGGCTGAGTTTATCAAAATTGATCGTGGTGGTGATATTACCTATCACGGGCCGGGACAGGTTGTGGGCTACCCGATTTTGGATTTGGATCGTCATTTCACCGATGTGCACAAATACCTGCGTTTTTTGGAAGATGTCATGATTCGGGTGTGTGCCGATTATGGGTTTGAAGCAGGACGAATTGAAGGAGCCACTGGTGTTTGGGTAAACAATGAAAAGATTTGTGCTATGGGCATTCGTTGTTCACGATGGGTAACCATGCACGGTTTTGCACTGAACGTGAACACCGACCTGAGATATTTCAATAACATTGTTCCGTGCGGAATTGATGACAAAGCCGTTACCAGTTTGCAAAAGCTGACGGGCAGTGAAATTGATGTGGATGAAGTGAAAAAGCGGATTGTTTTCCACTTCGAAAACGTTTTCGATGTATCCATTTCGGCCAGGGGTTCCTTGCAGGAAGTGGAGCATAATATTTTGTAA
- the lpdA gene encoding dihydrolipoyl dehydrogenase — MAKEFDVCVIGSGPGGYVAAIRASQLGFKTAIVEKRHLGGVCLNIGCIPTKALLRSAEVFESIEHAGDYGINVKDYSADFGGMVKRSRGVADKMSKGVQFLMKANKIEVFMGTGVFKSKSELAVNDDKGKEQETIKAKNFIVATGARPRQLPNLEIDGEMIIDSEKAMTMEKQPKKMVIVGAGAIGVEFAYFYNAIGTEVTIVELQDTLVPVEDKDVGKELGKIYKKKGMNVMTGSTVENVKKKGKGVEVTVKTKKGEEKIEADVVLSAVGVTGNVENLGLDKAGVKTEKGAIVVDKKTYKTNVDGIYAIGDVIGAPWLAHKASHEAVVLAEQLAGENPHPVNYNNIPGCTYCEPQIASVGLTEQAAKDEGYDIKVGKFPLSASGKATALGHEEGFVKVVFDAKYGEWLGCHMIGFGVTEMIAEAVVARDLETTGHEVISAVHPHPTLSEAVMEAVAEAYNEGVHLGTPVKKK, encoded by the coding sequence ATGGCAAAAGAATTTGATGTATGTGTAATCGGGTCAGGCCCCGGCGGATATGTAGCCGCAATCCGTGCTTCTCAGCTTGGCTTTAAAACAGCAATTGTAGAAAAAAGACATCTTGGTGGTGTGTGTTTGAATATTGGCTGTATTCCCACAAAAGCCCTGTTGCGTTCGGCTGAGGTTTTTGAGTCGATTGAACACGCCGGAGATTATGGAATTAATGTGAAGGACTATTCTGCTGATTTTGGCGGTATGGTGAAACGTAGTCGTGGTGTTGCAGACAAGATGAGCAAAGGCGTTCAGTTCCTGATGAAGGCCAACAAGATTGAAGTGTTCATGGGAACGGGCGTTTTCAAATCCAAGTCTGAGTTGGCAGTAAATGACGACAAAGGCAAAGAGCAGGAAACCATCAAGGCGAAGAATTTTATCGTGGCAACCGGTGCTCGTCCGCGTCAGCTTCCAAACCTGGAAATTGATGGCGAGATGATCATTGATTCTGAAAAAGCCATGACTATGGAGAAGCAGCCAAAGAAAATGGTGATTGTTGGTGCCGGTGCTATCGGAGTTGAGTTTGCTTACTTCTATAATGCTATCGGAACAGAAGTGACTATCGTAGAGCTTCAGGATACACTGGTACCTGTTGAAGACAAAGATGTAGGTAAAGAGCTCGGCAAAATCTACAAGAAGAAAGGCATGAACGTGATGACCGGAAGCACGGTCGAGAACGTGAAGAAGAAAGGTAAAGGCGTTGAAGTCACGGTAAAAACCAAGAAAGGCGAAGAGAAGATCGAAGCTGATGTGGTGCTTTCTGCTGTTGGCGTGACTGGTAACGTTGAGAATCTTGGCCTGGACAAAGCCGGTGTTAAAACCGAAAAAGGCGCCATCGTTGTAGACAAGAAAACCTATAAAACCAATGTGGACGGAATTTATGCCATCGGTGATGTAATTGGCGCTCCATGGTTGGCTCATAAAGCTTCTCATGAGGCTGTAGTGCTTGCCGAACAGCTGGCCGGCGAAAACCCGCATCCGGTGAACTATAATAACATTCCGGGCTGTACGTATTGCGAACCACAGATTGCTTCTGTTGGATTAACGGAACAGGCAGCCAAAGACGAAGGCTATGATATAAAAGTTGGGAAATTTCCGCTTTCAGCATCTGGTAAAGCAACGGCTCTTGGCCATGAAGAAGGCTTTGTAAAAGTAGTGTTCGATGCCAAGTACGGAGAGTGGTTAGGCTGCCATATGATTGGGTTCGGCGTTACGGAAATGATCGCAGAAGCGGTTGTGGCACGTGACCTTGAAACGACCGGCCATGAAGTTATCAGTGCAGTTCACCCACACCCAACCCTCTCTGAGGCTGTGATGGAAGCTGTTGCTGAAGCGTACAACGAAGGTGTTCATTTAGGAACTCCCGTTAAGAAAAAATAA
- a CDS encoding lytic murein transglycosylase yields the protein MKKTIITFLLFLLIIPMLALAGTSDPEKKKHNIDELAEYFEAKGYAFNDLLEDSRFKLIEDITGKFTRAVEIKIESFEDYQNIIKYDIKKQKLEDFLVKYAPELNAAQEKYGIPKHVIAGIIGIESEFGRYKGSYNPFNAYVSMYAEGYRSDWSKAQLEELLIFAKKNDLDILSLESSYAGAMSYAQFIPYSLNRWWVGSDLYFMPNNIFSVANYLAHFYEITGSMEKAVMRYNPSTMYTKVVLELAEEARKLEEAR from the coding sequence ATGAAAAAGACCATCATCACATTCCTGCTATTCCTATTAATAATACCCATGCTGGCACTGGCCGGCACTTCCGACCCGGAAAAAAAGAAACACAACATCGATGAGCTTGCTGAATATTTTGAAGCAAAAGGCTATGCTTTTAACGACTTACTTGAAGATTCCCGCTTCAAACTCATTGAAGACATTACCGGGAAGTTTACACGGGCTGTCGAAATCAAAATCGAGAGTTTTGAAGATTACCAGAACATTATTAAGTACGATATTAAGAAACAAAAACTGGAAGACTTTCTTGTTAAGTACGCCCCAGAATTGAACGCTGCCCAGGAAAAATACGGCATCCCCAAACATGTAATTGCCGGTATTATCGGGATTGAATCTGAATTTGGCAGGTATAAAGGCAGCTACAATCCTTTTAATGCTTACGTTTCAATGTATGCGGAAGGTTATCGAAGCGATTGGTCTAAAGCTCAACTGGAAGAACTTCTTATTTTTGCTAAAAAGAATGACCTCGACATCTTATCTTTGGAATCCAGCTATGCCGGAGCAATGTCTTATGCTCAATTTATTCCTTATTCGCTCAATCGTTGGTGGGTAGGATCTGATCTTTACTTCATGCCGAATAATATTTTCTCTGTAGCCAATTACCTGGCTCATTTTTATGAAATCACCGGTAGCATGGAGAAAGCAGTGATGCGCTATAATCCAAGTACCATGTATACCAAAGTGGTTTTGGAACTGGCGGAAGAAGCCCGCAAGCTGGAAGAGGCAAGGTAA
- a CDS encoding S8 family peptidase — protein MSSNMLKKLSSLLIIGALVITGCDQSTSINKQDELTKEEKAEQILAKQDQPIEGQYIVVFKEEGNERRLGKTQRAQLVDQKINSITTENKIPEANIRNTYKYSVSGFVAELDEDQLNALRNDDRVDYVEQDRIVILSPPKATQSFWCIYFGIGCDYGGGDPQVTPYGINRVGGAVDGAGLTAWVIDTGVDLDHNDLNVNTSLSTSFVSGESTADDGNGHGTHVAGTIAALDNDIDVIGVAAGATVVGVKVLDSNGSGAYSGVINGIDYVAANGSSGDVANMSLGGGTSQAVDDAVKSAADNGIMFALAAGNDGADANNSSPARVEYNNVWTVSAIDSNDNFASFSNYGNPPIEYAAPGVDVESLWRDGGVNTISGTSMATPHVAGVLLVTGGNPSADGTANGDPDGTADPIIIQ, from the coding sequence ATGTCAAGTAATATGTTAAAAAAGCTAAGTTCCTTACTAATAATCGGAGCTTTAGTCATCACGGGATGTGATCAATCAACAAGCATAAATAAACAAGACGAACTCACCAAAGAAGAGAAAGCCGAGCAAATACTGGCCAAGCAAGACCAGCCAATCGAAGGGCAGTATATTGTAGTATTCAAAGAAGAGGGCAATGAGCGGCGACTAGGAAAGACGCAACGAGCGCAACTGGTCGATCAAAAGATTAATTCCATAACAACTGAGAACAAAATTCCTGAAGCAAATATCAGGAATACCTATAAGTATTCAGTAAGCGGTTTTGTGGCCGAGCTGGATGAAGATCAACTCAATGCTCTCAGAAACGACGATAGGGTTGATTATGTAGAGCAGGACAGAATTGTCATACTCTCTCCTCCTAAAGCAACACAATCATTCTGGTGCATCTATTTCGGAATTGGTTGCGATTATGGCGGTGGAGACCCTCAGGTAACTCCGTATGGCATTAATCGTGTTGGTGGAGCTGTTGACGGGGCCGGACTTACCGCATGGGTCATTGATACAGGAGTGGATCTGGATCATAATGACCTCAACGTTAATACATCGTTAAGTACATCATTTGTATCAGGTGAAAGTACAGCTGATGATGGTAACGGACATGGTACTCATGTAGCTGGTACGATTGCTGCCCTTGATAATGATATTGACGTTATTGGAGTAGCAGCTGGTGCCACTGTGGTTGGCGTAAAAGTATTGGACAGTAATGGAAGCGGTGCTTATTCCGGAGTAATCAACGGAATTGATTACGTTGCTGCCAATGGATCATCCGGTGACGTTGCCAATATGAGTTTAGGAGGAGGAACATCTCAAGCGGTTGACGATGCTGTTAAGAGTGCTGCAGATAACGGAATCATGTTTGCTCTTGCGGCCGGTAACGACGGAGCCGATGCTAACAACTCGTCTCCCGCCCGTGTCGAATACAACAATGTATGGACGGTTTCAGCAATCGACAGCAACGACAACTTTGCATCTTTCTCCAACTATGGAAACCCACCGATTGAATATGCTGCACCCGGCGTGGATGTTGAATCTCTTTGGAGAGACGGTGGCGTAAATACCATTAGTGGTACCTCCATGGCAACTCCACATGTAGCTGGTGTTCTTCTGGTAACAGGTGGTAATCCTTCTGCCGATGGAACCGCAAATGGTGATCCTGATGGAACTGCCGATCCTATTATTATCCAATAA
- a CDS encoding GNAT family N-acetyltransferase, with product MIAEADVSTDVKILKADLNNPKHASDIVKIVDLFARDPMGQDEPLDEEVRVDMIAEMKKVPTTMTYIAYANEKALGIVTCFVGFSTFTASKVFKIHDVAVHPDARGMGIGTMMLENIEEEAREMGCSKITLEVREDNPARRLYEKQDFEYGDPKWYFMTKNLN from the coding sequence GTGATTGCAGAAGCAGACGTTTCAACAGACGTCAAGATTTTAAAAGCAGATTTAAATAACCCTAAACACGCCTCAGATATAGTCAAGATTGTAGACCTCTTTGCGAGAGATCCTATGGGGCAGGATGAACCGCTGGATGAGGAAGTCCGCGTAGATATGATCGCAGAGATGAAGAAAGTGCCCACCACCATGACCTACATTGCCTATGCGAATGAAAAAGCACTAGGTATTGTAACCTGTTTTGTAGGATTTTCAACTTTTACCGCCAGCAAGGTATTTAAAATTCATGATGTGGCGGTTCACCCCGACGCTCGTGGAATGGGAATCGGAACCATGATGCTGGAAAATATTGAGGAAGAAGCCAGGGAAATGGGCTGTTCCAAAATTACTCTGGAAGTTCGGGAAGACAATCCAGCGCGGCGCCTGTATGAAAAACAGGACTTCGAGTATGGCGATCCTAAGTGGTATTTCATGACCAAAAATTTGAACTGA
- a CDS encoding dipeptidase — protein MKKLLSSSILALLLIVGCAPSEKEIFDKAMDIHERVITLDTHVDINVNNFTEETNYTQRLDTQVDLVKMEEGGLDVVWLVVYTGQDTLTEEGYADAYDNADSKFEAIHRLTDDIAPDQIELATTSEDVQRIISEGKKVAMIGVENGYPVGTDLSRIEEFYERGARYMSLSHNGHSQFSDSNTGEEDDEWMHDGLSDLGREAIAEMNRLGMLIDISHPSKKANIETMKLSKAPVIASHSSARAMNDVSRNLSDEELMLLKENGGVVQTVAFRSYLDSEKHAAWQDASRTILEEEAGKLGFELLNWGDIREMNEEERDEYMEMYRTAQDNAEPRIVEEVNSMYPPVSVSDLIDHLDYMVDLIGIEHVGISSDFDGGGGVYNWMDASETFNVTHELVKRGYSEEEIAMLWSGNLLRVLDEAEAVASEIQAQEE, from the coding sequence ATGAAAAAACTACTCAGCTCATCAATTCTTGCACTCCTTTTAATAGTGGGATGCGCCCCCAGCGAAAAAGAAATTTTTGACAAAGCCATGGACATCCATGAAAGGGTCATTACCCTGGACACACATGTAGATATCAATGTGAATAATTTCACAGAAGAGACCAATTACACGCAGCGACTGGATACACAGGTGGATCTGGTTAAAATGGAAGAAGGCGGACTGGATGTAGTTTGGCTGGTTGTATATACCGGGCAGGATACTTTGACTGAAGAGGGATATGCCGATGCCTATGACAATGCAGATAGTAAATTTGAAGCCATTCATCGCTTAACTGACGATATCGCTCCCGATCAGATTGAGCTGGCGACGACTTCTGAAGATGTTCAACGCATCATTTCCGAAGGAAAAAAAGTAGCGATGATTGGTGTGGAGAATGGCTATCCGGTTGGAACAGATCTTTCCAGAATTGAAGAGTTTTATGAAAGGGGAGCACGCTATATGTCGCTTTCCCATAATGGACATAGCCAGTTTAGCGACTCCAACACCGGAGAAGAAGATGACGAATGGATGCATGACGGCCTGAGTGATTTAGGAAGAGAAGCCATTGCTGAAATGAATCGACTGGGGATGCTGATCGATATTTCCCACCCTTCCAAAAAAGCGAATATAGAAACAATGAAGCTATCCAAGGCTCCGGTCATTGCTTCACACTCTTCAGCACGGGCAATGAATGATGTGAGCCGAAATCTGAGCGATGAAGAACTGATGCTGCTGAAAGAGAATGGCGGAGTGGTTCAAACGGTAGCTTTCCGAAGCTATTTGGATTCTGAAAAACACGCTGCATGGCAGGATGCCTCGCGCACAATTTTGGAAGAAGAAGCCGGAAAATTAGGTTTTGAGCTTTTAAACTGGGGCGATATACGTGAAATGAACGAAGAAGAACGCGACGAATACATGGAAATGTATCGTACAGCTCAGGATAATGCCGAGCCTCGGATTGTGGAAGAAGTGAACAGTATGTACCCGCCGGTAAGTGTCTCAGACTTGATTGATCACCTGGATTATATGGTCGATTTAATTGGAATAGAACACGTGGGAATCAGCTCTGATTTTGACGGCGGCGGCGGCGTTTACAACTGGATGGATGCCTCCGAAACCTTCAATGTGACGCATGAGCTGGTAAAACGTGGTTATTCTGAAGAAGAAATCGCGATGCTCTGGAGTGGGAATTTACTCCGGGTTTTGGATGAAGCGGAAGCCGTTGCCTCCGAAATTCAAGCTCAGGAAGAGTAA
- a CDS encoding Glu/Leu/Phe/Val dehydrogenase has product MSTYKFYEQVNKNFDKAAKYTRFDKGILAQIKICNTVYHVTFPVRRDDGSIEVIEGWRVEHSHHKLPTKGGIRYSHKVDEDETMALAALMTYKCAIVDVPFGGAKGGVKISTREYSENELERITRRYTYELIKKGFIGPGVDVPAPDYGTGAREMGWILDTYRQMKDDLNAEACVTGKPIQQGGIRGRTEATGRGVYFGIREACNNKEDMKRIGLETGVEGKTFVVQGLGNVGYHASKYMTEAGAKMVGVAEIEGSIYDENGIDLEKLMEFRKETGSIIGFGNTKELKDRDNALTSECDILIPAALESQITGDNAADVKAKIIAEAANGPTTADAHDMLKERGALILPDTYLNAGGVVVSYFEWLKDIQHVRYGRLSKRFDETSMKKILSVIENISDRKFTDEELKDLAHGAGEYDLVDSGLEETMITAYEQIAEVRNEHNLDDLRTAAFINAINKIGIMYEQMGIFP; this is encoded by the coding sequence ATGTCCACATATAAATTCTATGAACAGGTCAACAAGAACTTTGATAAGGCAGCCAAATATACCCGTTTTGACAAGGGTATTTTAGCTCAAATCAAAATATGTAACACGGTATACCATGTTACCTTTCCCGTTCGCCGCGATGATGGGTCTATTGAGGTAATTGAAGGCTGGAGGGTTGAACACAGCCATCACAAATTACCTACTAAAGGTGGTATTCGTTACAGCCATAAAGTGGATGAAGATGAGACCATGGCTCTGGCTGCCCTCATGACTTATAAATGTGCGATTGTAGATGTGCCTTTTGGTGGTGCCAAAGGGGGAGTCAAAATCAGCACGCGGGAGTATTCAGAGAACGAGCTCGAACGCATTACCCGGCGTTACACATACGAGCTCATCAAAAAAGGATTTATTGGCCCTGGTGTTGACGTACCTGCTCCTGATTATGGTACCGGCGCCCGTGAAATGGGATGGATTCTGGATACCTATCGCCAAATGAAAGACGACCTGAACGCTGAAGCTTGCGTAACAGGGAAGCCGATTCAGCAAGGGGGTATCCGTGGACGAACAGAAGCTACAGGCCGGGGTGTTTACTTCGGGATTCGTGAAGCATGTAATAATAAAGAAGACATGAAAAGAATCGGCCTTGAAACCGGGGTCGAAGGAAAAACCTTTGTGGTTCAGGGACTCGGTAATGTTGGGTATCACGCTTCAAAGTATATGACCGAAGCCGGAGCCAAAATGGTGGGTGTTGCTGAAATTGAAGGTTCCATCTATGATGAAAATGGCATCGATTTAGAAAAACTAATGGAGTTCAGAAAAGAAACCGGATCTATTATTGGTTTTGGAAATACCAAAGAATTAAAGGACCGTGACAACGCACTAACTTCAGAATGTGATATCCTGATTCCGGCTGCACTGGAAAGCCAGATCACCGGCGACAACGCAGCGGATGTAAAAGCAAAAATCATAGCCGAGGCTGCAAATGGTCCTACAACTGCCGATGCTCACGACATGTTAAAAGAACGTGGCGCACTGATCTTGCCTGACACCTACCTGAATGCAGGCGGTGTGGTCGTATCTTATTTCGAATGGCTGAAAGATATTCAACATGTTCGCTATGGCCGGTTGAGTAAGCGGTTTGATGAAACCAGCATGAAAAAAATCCTGAGCGTTATTGAGAATATCTCAGACCGCAAGTTTACCGATGAAGAGCTTAAAGACTTAGCCCATGGAGCTGGTGAATATGACCTGGTTGATTCCGGCTTGGAGGAAACCATGATCACCGCTTATGAGCAGATTGCTGAAGTTCGGAACGAGCACAATCTTGATGACCTGAGAACGGCTGCTTTCATCAATGCCATTAATAAGATTGGCATCATGTACGAGCAAATGGGCATTTTCCCGTGA